In the genome of Flaviflexus ciconiae, one region contains:
- the rpmF gene encoding 50S ribosomal protein L32, which produces MAVPKHKMSRSNTRNRRSQWKAQMTDLVTVKVQGREVRIPRRLVKAYQTGAID; this is translated from the coding sequence ATGGCAGTTCCCAAGCACAAGATGTCGCGTAGCAACACGCGCAATCGTCGGTCCCAGTGGAAGGCCCAGATGACGGATCTCGTCACGGTCAAGGTTCAGGGGCGCGAGGTTCGCATTCCCCGTCGCCTGGTCAAGGCCTACCAGACTGGTGCGATTGACTAA
- the epsC gene encoding serine O-acetyltransferase EpsC, producing MVLSLGASLKTLLKEDLEAARRRDPAARTPLEVALAYPGVHALWAHRVAHAMWNKSDRLKLPARLLSQAARSITGIEIHPGAQLGRRMFIDHGMGVVIGETAEVGEDVMMYHGTTLGGVSLDKGKRHPTVGDRVTIGAGAKVLGPITLGNDSQIGANAVVVKDVPDGVTAVGVPAKNREIPVMEPQIDPAIWI from the coding sequence ATGGTTCTGTCACTCGGCGCTTCCCTGAAGACGCTCCTCAAGGAAGACCTTGAGGCTGCTCGTCGGCGGGATCCCGCGGCGCGTACCCCGCTGGAAGTCGCTTTGGCATATCCCGGCGTGCACGCCCTGTGGGCACACCGGGTGGCACATGCAATGTGGAACAAGTCAGATCGGCTGAAGCTCCCGGCACGCCTGCTGTCGCAGGCAGCCAGGTCAATCACTGGGATCGAGATCCATCCGGGCGCTCAGCTCGGGCGGCGCATGTTTATCGACCACGGCATGGGAGTCGTCATTGGCGAAACCGCCGAGGTCGGTGAGGACGTCATGATGTATCACGGCACGACCCTGGGAGGTGTTTCCCTCGACAAGGGAAAGCGCCACCCTACGGTCGGTGACCGGGTCACGATCGGTGCTGGAGCCAAGGTGCTTGGCCCCATTACGCTCGGTAACGACTCCCAGATCGGCGCTAACGCCGTTGTCGTTAAGGACGTTCCCGACGGAGTGACCGCTGTCGGCGTTCCCGCGAAGAACCGCGAGATCCCCGTCATGGAACCCCAAATCGACCCGGCCATCTGGATCTGA
- a CDS encoding LLM class flavin-dependent oxidoreductase: MGETMEIGAYSFGDTQRHEDGSLRSTHEAVRNLHEAIVHADEVGLDYFGVGEHHTTTMPASSPGATIAAAAAATKQIILGSAASIISTDDPVRVYQQFATADAISGGGRIEITAGRGSSVETFPLFGYDLGDHDELYANKLNLLMTISESDSEEVTWSGSRRPDIPNLAVVPRPVQGRMPIWLATGGNAGSSARAGQLGLPVSYGIIGGAPHRFAPLAELYRETAKRAGHPEENIKVSVAAMGLIAPTKEEALERFYPGWYNLNVEMGRLRGWPEPDPNAYYAQANAPGAYYIGDPDEVAERIVHLHGHMGHMRHFLQMDIGGLPQDHLLESITLLATEVKPRVERLLAKK; the protein is encoded by the coding sequence ATGGGAGAGACAATGGAAATAGGCGCCTACAGCTTCGGCGATACTCAGCGTCATGAGGACGGCTCGCTTCGCTCAACCCATGAGGCGGTGCGTAACCTGCACGAGGCAATCGTCCATGCGGATGAGGTTGGGCTCGACTACTTCGGGGTTGGGGAGCACCACACGACCACCATGCCTGCGTCATCACCGGGGGCCACCATTGCGGCCGCCGCCGCAGCAACAAAGCAGATTATTCTCGGCAGCGCCGCCAGCATCATCAGCACCGATGACCCGGTCCGCGTCTACCAGCAGTTCGCAACCGCCGATGCTATTTCCGGTGGTGGGCGTATCGAGATCACAGCCGGCCGCGGTTCTTCTGTCGAGACCTTCCCGCTGTTCGGTTACGACCTGGGTGACCACGACGAGCTGTACGCCAACAAACTCAACCTGCTCATGACCATTAGTGAGAGCGATTCTGAGGAAGTCACATGGAGCGGTAGCCGCCGCCCCGACATCCCGAACCTCGCGGTTGTCCCCCGCCCGGTCCAGGGCCGCATGCCAATCTGGTTGGCTACGGGCGGCAACGCGGGTTCTTCCGCACGTGCGGGACAGCTGGGCCTGCCGGTGTCCTACGGAATCATTGGCGGAGCCCCACATCGCTTTGCCCCACTCGCTGAGCTGTACCGGGAGACCGCGAAGCGCGCCGGCCACCCCGAAGAGAACATCAAGGTATCGGTAGCCGCCATGGGACTCATCGCACCCACGAAGGAGGAGGCACTCGAACGCTTCTACCCGGGCTGGTACAACCTAAACGTAGAAATGGGGCGGCTGAGGGGATGGCCGGAGCCGGATCCTAACGCCTACTACGCGCAGGCCAATGCCCCAGGCGCGTACTACATTGGTGATCCCGACGAGGTGGCCGAACGTATCGTTCATCTCCATGGGCACATGGGCCACATGCGGCACTTCTTGCAGATGGACATCGGCGGCCTCCCTCAGGACCACCTCCTCGAGTCCATCACCCTCCTCGCCACCGAGGTCAAGCCGAGGGTCGAGCGACTGCTCGCCAAGAAGTAG
- a CDS encoding MarR family winged helix-turn-helix transcriptional regulator, translating into MTEAATHGTGLDSAPPGDLGWNLGMVLRGYQSLFEDVVEGMPSGIRGFQIVSAVIHRDPPSQQALGAHLAIDRTVLTYLIDDLVKADVVERIPAPSDRRARKIVATDKGRELLEKYEERVAHMESDLLAGLGEADRKTLTSLIGRLAMDIHRAQPGSIPCEAMDHLP; encoded by the coding sequence GTGACAGAAGCCGCGACACATGGGACAGGCCTTGATAGCGCTCCGCCCGGGGATCTTGGGTGGAACCTTGGCATGGTCTTGCGTGGCTACCAGTCACTCTTTGAAGACGTTGTCGAGGGCATGCCCTCGGGTATTCGCGGCTTCCAGATTGTTTCCGCGGTCATTCACCGCGACCCGCCCAGCCAACAGGCCCTCGGGGCACATCTGGCCATTGACCGAACCGTCCTGACCTACCTTATTGATGACCTAGTCAAAGCTGACGTTGTCGAAAGGATCCCAGCACCCTCAGATCGCCGGGCACGCAAGATCGTCGCAACTGACAAGGGGAGGGAGCTTCTAGAAAAATACGAGGAGCGCGTCGCCCACATGGAGTCCGATCTGCTTGCGGGGCTAGGCGAAGCGGACAGGAAGACGCTCACGTCTCTGATTGGTAGGTTGGCGATGGACATCCACCGTGCGCAACCCGGATCGATTCCCTGTGAGGCAATGGATCACCTCCCGTAG
- a CDS encoding M13 family metallopeptidase gives MTDPILSDVLKNAKQSVRVQDDLFRRVNGTWLDTHEIPADRPRDGAFYDLNERSQEQVKAIIDELAEGDPAGDAQKIGDYYSSFMDVDTLNAAGVEPLREDLEQISLAQTKEALASAVGTLVRTGVNTPFDFDIDADLNDPDSYVIFISQSGLSLPDEAYYRSEQHAETLKAFEKFVPEYLALTNVLANAEEAGQHIVEFETALASHHADVVTTRDADKINNPMSWTDFMASAPGFDWEAAREAIGIPSDLADRLIVLTPDALTGAAKLWEETDLDVLKEYLTFQVAVSRGAYLTEDIAQKRFNFFGTTLMGTTEQKDRWKRGVALVSGVLGEALGKIYVERHFPPSHKEKMEQLVADLLEAYSNSIKNLDWMGEETKKKALRKLSTFVPKIGYPEKWRDYSALTITDDLVGNVRASAGFETDRAIAKLGTPMDREEWFMPPQMVNAYYNPTWNEIVFPAAILQDPFFNPDADDAWNYGGIGAVIGHEIGHGFDDQGSKYDESGRLNNWWTDEDRREFEKRANALIAQYDAYTPMALEGTEHHVNGALTIGENIGDLGGLTIGLKAYDIALRRQGYDGIDDAPVIDGVTGAQRVFYSYARIWREKSRDETAIVMLSIDPHSPSEFRCNGVAKNLTAFHEAFDVKEGDELYLPENERVAIW, from the coding sequence ATGACAGATCCTATTCTCAGCGATGTGCTGAAGAACGCTAAGCAATCCGTCCGTGTTCAAGATGACCTGTTCCGCAGGGTTAATGGCACCTGGCTCGACACTCACGAGATCCCGGCCGACCGTCCCCGGGACGGTGCTTTCTACGACCTTAACGAGCGGTCGCAGGAGCAGGTTAAGGCAATCATTGATGAACTTGCCGAAGGTGACCCTGCAGGTGATGCTCAAAAGATCGGCGACTACTACTCGTCCTTCATGGATGTCGACACCCTGAACGCCGCAGGCGTTGAGCCGCTCCGTGAGGATCTTGAGCAGATCTCTCTCGCACAGACAAAGGAAGCTCTCGCGAGCGCCGTGGGCACTCTTGTTCGCACGGGCGTGAACACCCCGTTTGATTTCGACATTGACGCCGATCTCAACGACCCGGACTCCTACGTCATCTTTATCAGCCAGTCGGGCCTGTCCCTTCCGGATGAGGCATACTACCGGTCCGAACAGCATGCGGAGACCCTCAAGGCTTTCGAGAAGTTCGTTCCCGAATACCTTGCCCTCACGAATGTTCTTGCGAATGCCGAAGAGGCTGGCCAGCATATCGTCGAGTTCGAGACCGCTCTCGCTTCTCACCACGCCGATGTCGTGACGACCCGCGACGCCGACAAGATCAACAACCCGATGTCGTGGACCGACTTCATGGCTTCCGCACCGGGTTTTGACTGGGAGGCAGCCCGTGAAGCTATTGGCATCCCCTCCGATCTGGCCGACCGACTTATTGTGCTGACCCCGGATGCTCTCACGGGAGCCGCAAAGCTGTGGGAAGAGACCGATCTTGATGTCCTCAAGGAGTACCTGACCTTCCAGGTCGCTGTCTCCCGCGGCGCCTACCTGACTGAAGACATCGCCCAGAAGCGTTTTAATTTCTTCGGCACCACTCTTATGGGAACCACGGAGCAGAAGGACCGCTGGAAGCGAGGCGTTGCCCTTGTCAGTGGTGTTCTTGGAGAGGCTCTCGGCAAGATTTACGTGGAGCGTCACTTCCCGCCGTCCCACAAGGAAAAGATGGAGCAGCTCGTAGCGGACCTACTTGAGGCCTACAGCAACTCGATCAAGAATCTTGACTGGATGGGTGAGGAGACCAAGAAGAAGGCCCTTAGGAAGCTCTCGACCTTCGTTCCGAAGATCGGCTACCCGGAAAAGTGGCGGGACTACTCCGCTCTGACGATCACCGATGACCTGGTGGGCAACGTTCGCGCCTCGGCCGGTTTCGAAACTGATCGCGCTATTGCAAAGCTCGGGACACCCATGGACCGTGAAGAATGGTTCATGCCTCCCCAGATGGTGAACGCCTACTACAACCCGACGTGGAACGAGATTGTCTTCCCCGCGGCTATTCTTCAGGATCCGTTCTTCAACCCGGATGCTGATGACGCCTGGAACTACGGTGGCATTGGTGCTGTGATCGGCCACGAAATCGGCCACGGCTTCGATGATCAAGGTTCGAAGTATGACGAGTCGGGCCGTCTCAACAACTGGTGGACCGATGAGGACCGTCGCGAGTTTGAGAAGCGCGCCAACGCTCTTATCGCACAGTACGACGCCTACACCCCGATGGCCCTCGAAGGCACCGAGCATCACGTCAACGGCGCCCTCACCATCGGTGAAAACATTGGCGACCTCGGCGGCCTCACGATCGGCCTGAAGGCGTACGACATTGCACTGCGTCGCCAAGGCTACGACGGCATCGATGATGCTCCCGTCATTGACGGAGTGACCGGTGCCCAGCGCGTCTTCTACTCGTACGCGAGGATTTGGCGGGAGAAGTCCAGGGACGAGACCGCGATCGTCATGCTCAGCATCGACCCGCACTCCCCCTCCGAGTTCCGTTGCAACGGTGTCGCCAAGAACCTCACGGCGTTCCACGAGGCCTTCGACGTCAAGGAAGGCGACGAGCTTTACCTCCCCGAGAATGAGCGCGTAGCCATCTGGTAA
- the rpsN gene encoding 30S ribosomal protein S14, whose translation MAKKSKIARDKQRREMVERYAERRAQLKKASVDENLTQEERDEAMAALHRLPRNASPVRLRNRDAIDGRPRGYLGDFGLSRVRMRHMALRGELPGVTKSSW comes from the coding sequence ATGGCGAAGAAGTCCAAGATTGCGCGTGACAAGCAGCGCCGCGAGATGGTCGAGCGCTACGCAGAGCGTCGCGCACAGTTGAAGAAGGCTTCGGTGGACGAGAACCTGACGCAGGAAGAGCGTGATGAGGCTATGGCCGCACTGCACCGTCTTCCGCGCAACGCGTCCCCGGTTCGTCTGCGTAACCGCGACGCCATTGATGGTCGTCCCCGCGGTTACCTCGGCGACTTCGGTCTGTCCCGCGTTCGTATGCGTCACATGGCGCTTCGTGGTGAGCTCCCGGGCGTCACCAAGTCCTCCTGGTAA
- a CDS encoding DsbA family oxidoreductase has protein sequence MADKIDFWFDPSCPWCWMTSRWIAEEIVPNRDVDVTWHVLSLTLLNEGRDLDPGYAKHIEEARLGAQVSVGVGEVYGQEALGNFYTEVGNRYHPGGRTNERDAIVEALEAAGLDVALVERAESGEFDEAMKAQLKGATDLVGTDVGVPTISVNGSAFFGPVVTPAPRGEDALRLFDGAVLVASVPGFYELKRSRDKGPSFE, from the coding sequence ATGGCTGACAAAATTGATTTCTGGTTTGATCCCTCCTGCCCCTGGTGCTGGATGACTTCCCGCTGGATCGCGGAGGAGATTGTTCCCAACCGTGACGTCGACGTCACCTGGCACGTCCTGTCCCTCACCCTCCTCAACGAAGGCCGCGACCTCGATCCTGGCTACGCGAAGCACATTGAAGAGGCCCGCCTCGGTGCACAGGTCTCCGTTGGTGTTGGTGAGGTTTACGGCCAGGAGGCCCTCGGTAACTTCTACACCGAGGTCGGCAACCGCTACCACCCGGGTGGCCGCACGAACGAGCGTGACGCAATCGTTGAGGCCCTTGAAGCCGCAGGGCTCGACGTTGCCCTCGTCGAGCGCGCCGAGTCCGGTGAATTTGATGAGGCCATGAAGGCACAGCTCAAAGGCGCCACCGACCTGGTTGGAACCGACGTGGGTGTCCCGACGATCTCCGTGAACGGCTCCGCCTTCTTCGGCCCGGTTGTTACCCCGGCGCCCCGAGGAGAGGACGCTCTGCGCCTGTTCGACGGTGCTGTTCTCGTTGCCTCCGTTCCCGGCTTCTACGAGCTCAAGCGTTCCCGCGACAAGGGGCCGTCGTTCGAATGA
- a CDS encoding IMPACT family protein translates to MPQTIRDSVRTELVISRSRFITELVPAADPDGARNLVAELRTEFPDARHHCSAWIVQVPGEQDREHSSDDGEPSGTAGRPMLDVLRGRELTNVSAVVVRYFGGILLGTGGLVRAYSDSVAQAVNEATLWTVTEVPQWEITVPVATAGRLEGILRSEGWEVESQWGSEVTMLITTDRVDRLTTIASIELGTDVVPEHRGTVQQFSR, encoded by the coding sequence ATGCCGCAGACGATTCGAGACAGCGTGAGAACTGAGCTTGTGATTTCGCGCTCCCGCTTTATCACCGAACTCGTCCCCGCCGCCGATCCGGACGGGGCCAGAAACCTTGTTGCCGAGCTCCGAACGGAGTTCCCAGACGCTCGCCACCACTGTTCCGCATGGATCGTCCAGGTACCCGGCGAGCAGGATCGGGAGCACTCGTCCGATGATGGGGAGCCGTCGGGAACCGCGGGCCGGCCCATGCTCGACGTGTTGCGCGGACGGGAACTCACCAATGTTTCTGCTGTTGTTGTCCGCTATTTCGGCGGGATTCTCCTTGGAACCGGCGGGCTCGTGCGCGCCTATTCCGATTCCGTGGCCCAGGCAGTCAATGAGGCAACCCTGTGGACGGTCACCGAGGTGCCGCAGTGGGAGATCACCGTTCCTGTGGCCACAGCCGGCAGACTCGAAGGGATCCTACGGTCGGAAGGCTGGGAAGTGGAGTCGCAGTGGGGTTCCGAGGTGACGATGCTGATAACAACGGACAGAGTTGATCGCCTTACCACCATTGCTTCCATTGAGCTGGGCACAGATGTCGTACCCGAACATCGCGGAACGGTTCAGCAATTCTCTCGATGA
- a CDS encoding pirin family protein produces MTNWEVNPAEYECKHVQQADIVDIITAREVPLGGPRAMTVRRTLPQRKRSLIGPWCFLDHYGPDDVGATGGMAVPRHPHTGLATVTLLFEGLIEHIDTTGFSNIVRPSEVNLMIAGSGISHSEFSTGDTSILHGVQLWYALPEAKRNSTPGSQHYVAEPQVVPGGTVLTYIGSLAGVTSPIDTRIDALAAQVVMKPGETVTLDIDPSFEHGVVLDSGELTIHVGEHDQTLGKDELAYLPLGPEQISFTASDSPTRIILIGGKPFEDTIVMWWNFVGRSHDAIVQYRNAWQAEIRMKEPPANTAKDMESGKYFDGMAVPRFGAHFPEGEPAPLPAPKLPNARIKPRIQP; encoded by the coding sequence ATGACGAACTGGGAAGTTAATCCAGCCGAGTACGAGTGCAAGCACGTTCAGCAGGCCGACATTGTCGACATCATCACTGCACGGGAGGTGCCTCTGGGTGGCCCGCGCGCCATGACTGTCCGGCGCACCCTGCCGCAGCGTAAGCGCTCCCTGATTGGCCCCTGGTGCTTCCTCGACCACTACGGCCCAGACGATGTTGGCGCCACGGGTGGCATGGCAGTACCGCGGCACCCGCACACGGGCCTGGCCACCGTCACGCTTCTCTTTGAGGGCCTGATCGAGCACATCGATACCACCGGCTTCTCGAACATTGTGCGCCCTTCCGAGGTCAACCTAATGATCGCGGGATCGGGGATCTCTCATTCCGAGTTCTCCACCGGAGACACCTCGATCCTGCACGGTGTCCAGCTCTGGTACGCACTCCCCGAAGCAAAGAGAAACTCAACGCCAGGGTCACAGCACTACGTTGCCGAACCGCAGGTTGTTCCCGGAGGAACAGTCCTCACCTACATCGGTTCCCTAGCGGGCGTAACCTCACCTATTGACACGAGGATCGATGCGCTGGCAGCTCAGGTTGTCATGAAGCCGGGTGAGACTGTCACGCTTGATATTGACCCATCCTTCGAGCACGGGGTCGTTCTCGACTCCGGCGAGCTCACTATCCACGTGGGCGAGCACGACCAGACGCTCGGTAAGGACGAGCTGGCCTACCTTCCTCTAGGCCCCGAACAGATTAGCTTTACCGCAAGTGACTCCCCGACCCGAATCATCCTGATCGGTGGCAAGCCCTTCGAGGACACGATCGTCATGTGGTGGAACTTCGTTGGCCGCTCGCACGACGCGATCGTTCAATACCGCAATGCCTGGCAGGCCGAGATCCGGATGAAAGAGCCGCCCGCCAATACCGCAAAGGACATGGAGTCCGGGAAGTATTTTGACGGCATGGCCGTACCTAGGTTCGGAGCCCACTTCCCCGAAGGCGAGCCTGCACCGCTTCCCGCCCCGAAGCTCCCCAACGCTCGAATCAAACCGCGCATTCAGCCGTAG
- a CDS encoding cation:proton antiporter codes for MNVDIITSLFFIVLAALAAPIISKMVPKKALPEVVVLLFLGVLIGPHALSIASESASIELIAELGLGFLFLLAGYEIDIKEFKARGGVVASFTWVFSLILAFGVTYLIFELPPLGMEGAAIAIVMTSTAIGTMFPLLKERGVLETPIGKSVMTHGAVGEIGPILAMAVLLSVRSEWLSLLIVILFIVVTIIIGLVPTRARRAGGVVLRFLHMGAESTAQTTVRGTVVLLVGLITLATVLELDIVLGAFAAGFIVRQALPQGRQELEKKLDGLAYGFFIPVFFITSGMHIDIAAALEEPIIWVVFLILFILVRGIPVFLGTFAHTFRHELNLTMGDRVVTALYSSTALPIIVAVTSIAEDAGAMTNEISSSIVLAGGASVLILPLIAAAIPISQAEKKRHPAGGQVALGVDDDGTVRDAKDPAAPKDVLPAAHNVAWDEDDLELDPSEI; via the coding sequence GTGAACGTCGACATCATCACTTCCCTGTTCTTCATTGTTTTGGCGGCTTTGGCCGCCCCAATCATCAGCAAAATGGTCCCCAAGAAGGCCCTGCCCGAGGTTGTGGTTCTCCTCTTCCTCGGTGTTCTCATCGGCCCTCACGCGCTATCGATAGCGTCGGAGAGTGCGTCGATCGAGCTAATCGCGGAGCTAGGGCTTGGCTTCCTGTTCCTGCTTGCGGGCTATGAGATCGACATCAAAGAGTTCAAAGCTCGCGGCGGAGTAGTGGCAAGTTTCACTTGGGTGTTCTCTTTGATCCTTGCTTTCGGAGTTACTTATCTCATCTTTGAGCTTCCACCGTTAGGCATGGAGGGCGCGGCGATTGCGATCGTCATGACCTCCACGGCTATCGGCACCATGTTCCCGTTACTGAAAGAGCGGGGTGTTCTCGAGACCCCGATCGGTAAGAGCGTCATGACTCACGGCGCTGTCGGCGAGATCGGCCCGATTCTGGCTATGGCGGTGCTGCTGTCGGTGCGAAGCGAATGGCTTTCGCTCCTTATCGTCATTCTCTTCATCGTTGTCACGATCATCATCGGACTTGTGCCGACCCGAGCTCGCAGGGCCGGCGGCGTTGTCCTGAGGTTCCTGCACATGGGAGCCGAGTCGACAGCGCAGACAACCGTTCGCGGAACCGTTGTCCTTCTCGTAGGACTCATTACGCTTGCCACCGTCCTTGAACTCGATATTGTTCTCGGTGCATTCGCTGCGGGCTTCATTGTTCGCCAGGCCCTCCCGCAGGGCAGGCAAGAGCTAGAGAAGAAGCTTGACGGTTTGGCCTACGGTTTCTTCATCCCGGTGTTCTTTATTACGTCCGGTATGCACATCGATATCGCTGCCGCGCTCGAAGAGCCCATCATCTGGGTTGTTTTCCTCATCCTTTTCATTCTCGTCCGCGGCATCCCCGTCTTCCTTGGAACCTTTGCACATACGTTCCGTCACGAACTGAATCTGACAATGGGGGACAGGGTCGTGACAGCCCTCTACTCCTCGACAGCTCTACCGATCATCGTGGCCGTCACCTCGATTGCCGAGGATGCTGGAGCGATGACGAACGAAATTTCCTCAAGCATTGTCCTGGCGGGTGGCGCCTCTGTCCTCATCCTCCCGCTTATCGCTGCAGCCATTCCGATCTCCCAAGCAGAAAAGAAACGCCACCCAGCGGGAGGGCAGGTTGCCCTTGGTGTTGACGACGATGGCACGGTCCGCGACGCAAAGGACCCGGCAGCACCAAAGGACGTCCTTCCAGCAGCCCACAACGTGGCCTGGGACGAGGATGACCTTGAGCTTGATCCTTCGGAGATCTAG
- a CDS encoding NADPH-dependent F420 reductase, which produces MTTAPTELRTIGILGAGRVGTAVARQALKAGYEVKIATAKSASEISLIVEIITPGAIAVDAAEAASADLVVIAVPLHKYRTLDPELLAGLTAIDVMNYWAPIDGELDDFEGDPRTSSEIIQAYLPETRIVKSLNHIGYHDLEEDGREPGSPDRRALALASDDEEAKALVAGFIDRLGYDAVDAGPLSAGRAYQPGTEIFASAHNAEQMRALLEAAKQPAPS; this is translated from the coding sequence TTGACTACTGCCCCGACTGAGCTTCGCACCATTGGAATCCTGGGAGCAGGACGCGTTGGAACTGCTGTGGCACGTCAGGCCCTGAAAGCGGGCTACGAGGTGAAGATTGCAACTGCGAAGTCGGCTAGCGAGATTTCGTTGATTGTCGAGATCATCACGCCCGGTGCCATTGCCGTTGATGCTGCCGAAGCCGCGAGCGCAGATCTGGTTGTTATAGCAGTGCCGCTACACAAGTACCGCACTCTCGATCCGGAGCTTCTTGCGGGACTCACCGCGATTGATGTCATGAACTACTGGGCTCCGATTGATGGCGAGCTTGACGATTTCGAGGGTGATCCCCGGACAAGTAGCGAGATTATTCAGGCCTACCTGCCAGAGACGAGGATCGTTAAGTCTCTTAACCACATTGGCTATCACGATCTCGAAGAGGATGGCCGCGAGCCGGGCTCACCTGACCGCAGGGCGCTTGCTCTTGCAAGTGATGATGAGGAAGCTAAGGCGCTGGTTGCTGGCTTTATCGACCGCCTCGGCTATGACGCCGTGGATGCTGGACCGCTTAGCGCGGGACGCGCCTATCAGCCGGGCACTGAGATCTTTGCCAGCGCTCACAATGCTGAGCAGATGAGAGCCCTGCTCGAAGCCGCAAAGCAGCCTGCACCCTCCTAG
- the cysK gene encoding cysteine synthase A, with protein MSRIAADATQLAGNTPLVRINNLFPDSKATVLAKLEFYNPANSVKDRIGVAIVDAAEKSGQLTEGGTIVEATSGNTGIALAFVGAARGYNVVLTMPSSMSKERRALLRAYGAELILTEPADGMKGAVAKAEEVAAERPGAVLASQFANKANPAIHEATTGPEIWNDTDGEVAALVSGIGTGGTITGAGRYLRSKNPDIKIFAVEPAESPLLSEGKAGPHKIQGLGANFIPGILDTEIYDEVITVPSADSFDWARAAATKEGLLVGISSGAALKAAGEVASREEFAGKTIVVIIPSFGERYLSTPLFEGLVD; from the coding sequence ATGTCTCGAATTGCAGCCGACGCCACCCAGCTTGCCGGCAACACCCCGCTCGTCCGCATCAACAACCTGTTCCCCGACTCGAAGGCCACCGTCCTCGCGAAGCTCGAGTTCTACAACCCTGCCAACTCTGTGAAGGACCGCATTGGCGTTGCCATCGTGGATGCTGCTGAGAAGTCCGGTCAGCTCACCGAGGGCGGCACGATCGTAGAAGCCACCTCCGGCAACACCGGTATCGCCCTCGCCTTCGTTGGTGCAGCACGCGGATACAACGTTGTTCTCACCATGCCGTCCTCGATGTCGAAGGAACGCCGCGCACTCCTGCGCGCCTACGGTGCCGAGCTGATCCTCACAGAGCCTGCTGATGGCATGAAGGGCGCAGTCGCGAAGGCCGAAGAAGTTGCAGCCGAGCGTCCGGGTGCTGTGCTTGCCTCGCAGTTCGCGAACAAAGCGAACCCCGCTATTCACGAGGCCACGACGGGCCCTGAGATCTGGAACGACACCGACGGCGAAGTTGCAGCCCTCGTTTCCGGCATTGGCACCGGCGGAACCATCACCGGTGCGGGCCGCTACCTGCGTTCGAAGAACCCCGACATCAAGATCTTTGCCGTTGAGCCGGCCGAGTCTCCGCTCCTGTCCGAAGGTAAGGCTGGCCCCCACAAGATCCAGGGCCTCGGCGCCAACTTCATTCCCGGAATTCTTGACACCGAGATCTACGACGAGGTCATCACCGTTCCTTCTGCGGACTCCTTCGACTGGGCCCGTGCAGCGGCCACGAAAGAAGGCCTCCTCGTTGGTATCTCCTCGGGTGCTGCCCTGAAGGCCGCTGGCGAGGTTGCTAGCCGCGAAGAGTTCGCCGGTAAGACGATCGTTGTCATCATCCCGTCGTTCGGTGAACGCTACCTGTCCACCCCGCTGTTCGAGGGCCTGGTCGATTAA
- a CDS encoding DUF433 domain-containing protein: MDLIALGVMERPSTYWFGSDGVSTWVESHESEYSVDLADASLESMSVSFDELSKELLNSHGDHVVNFRQPLPSIEVDARRMGGMPTIAETRIPYLTIASLVATGEITPEEVANYYPGVSAQAAREAVAFDQQGKRAQYRSPRLRLLQSLLLQVANVG; encoded by the coding sequence ATGGATCTGATCGCTCTTGGCGTAATGGAACGCCCTTCCACGTACTGGTTCGGATCCGACGGAGTCTCAACCTGGGTGGAAAGCCATGAGAGTGAGTACTCCGTCGATCTTGCCGATGCGAGTCTTGAATCGATGAGTGTCTCCTTCGATGAACTGTCAAAGGAGTTGCTTAACTCTCACGGTGACCATGTCGTAAATTTTCGACAACCCTTGCCAAGCATTGAGGTCGATGCTCGCCGCATGGGAGGGATGCCGACCATCGCCGAGACGCGGATACCGTACTTGACCATTGCGTCGTTAGTGGCGACAGGCGAGATCACGCCTGAGGAAGTTGCGAACTATTACCCCGGGGTGTCTGCCCAGGCCGCTCGGGAGGCGGTTGCCTTCGATCAGCAAGGTAAGCGCGCCCAATATCGGTCACCGAGACTCCGACTACTCCAGTCACTGCTCTTGCAGGTAGCAAATGTGGGTTAA